The nucleotide sequence GTCTTGGTGCTGGAAGACCTCGCGATGGCGGTGTACCTGCCGATCGTGACCGCGCTCGTCGCCGGGGTCGGCATCGCGCAGGGCAGCGCGACGCTCGCGATCGCGCTCGGGGCCGCGGGGGTCGTGCTGTTCATCGCCGTGCGGTACGGGCGGCTCATCTCGCGGTTCGTCTCCAGCGACGACCCCGAGAAGCTCCTGCTGGTCGTCCTCGGCCTGACGATCCTCGTCGCGGGTATCGCGCAGGAGCTGCAGGTCTCGGCGGCCGTCGGCGCGTTCCTGGTCGGCATCGCCCTGTCCGGTGAGGTCGCCGAAGGCGCCCACACACTGCTCAGCCCCCTGCGGGACCTGTTCGCGGCGGTGTTCTTCGTCTTCTTCGGCCTGCACACGGACCCGTCCAGCATCCCGCCCGTCCTGCTCCCGGCGCTGGCCCTGGCCGTCGTGACCGCCGCCACCAAGATCGCCACCGGGTACTGGGCGGCGAAACGCGCCGGGATCGGCGTCAAGGGGCGGTGGCGTGCGGGCGGAACGCTGGTCGCGCGCGGCGAGTTCTCGATCGTCATCGCCGGGCTGGCGGTCACCGCCGGCATCGAGTCCGACCTCGGGCCGCTCGCCACCGCGTACGTCCTGATCCTCGTCGTCATCGGGCCGCTGACCGCCCGGTACAGCGAGACGGTCGGGGTGCGGCTGGCGTCCCGCGCGAAGGCGAAGACCGTGGCCGAAAACGCTTCTTCGGAACCCGCGACGGCCGGCGCCGAGCCCCCCGAGGGGGCCGGGCTGCCGGACACGCGTGATTCACTCGATTCGCTTGATTCCCTTGAATCACGTGAAACGCTCGAATCACCTGAATCACCCGACCATCCGCAGGCGACCGGCCGCGACCGCACCCGGGATGAGGCCCCCGACCCGGTCACCGACTAGCGCATCAGATATTCCAGGAGTTCTTTCATCCATGTCCGCCTTGTCCGCCGACGGATCGCTCGCCCGGCCCGCCACGTCGACACGCAAACTGAGCTGGGACGT is from Yinghuangia sp. ASG 101 and encodes:
- a CDS encoding cation:proton antiporter, yielding MHSAVFLIEFGAIILGLGLLGRVAGRLQFSPIPLYLLAGLAFGEGGLLPLGASEEFVAIGAEIGVILLLLMLGLEYTATDLVTNLKTQYPSGLVDFALNALPGAAAALLLGWGPVAAVVLGGVTWISSSGVIAKVLGDLGWVGNRETPVILSVLVLEDLAMAVYLPIVTALVAGVGIAQGSATLAIALGAAGVVLFIAVRYGRLISRFVSSDDPEKLLLVVLGLTILVAGIAQELQVSAAVGAFLVGIALSGEVAEGAHTLLSPLRDLFAAVFFVFFGLHTDPSSIPPVLLPALALAVVTAATKIATGYWAAKRAGIGVKGRWRAGGTLVARGEFSIVIAGLAVTAGIESDLGPLATAYVLILVVIGPLTARYSETVGVRLASRAKAKTVAENASSEPATAGAEPPEGAGLPDTRDSLDSLDSLESRETLESPESPDHPQATGRDRTRDEAPDPVTD